The Patescibacteria group bacterium genome window below encodes:
- the nrdR gene encoding transcriptional regulator NrdR yields the protein MKCPVCYFQDTKVVDSRAATDGLSIRRRRECLKCGFRFSTYEEMEILDVTIVKRNGHKENYSREKLIKGIKRALEKRPIVEEKFKRLIHLIERDLQILRKNEILSDQVGQIVMKQLKKIDQVAYIRFASVYQSFKDVQSFKRELNKLIAKKVKAVGKAKKEKEKKEK from the coding sequence ATGAAATGTCCGGTTTGTTATTTTCAAGACACTAAAGTGGTTGATTCCCGAGCTGCAACAGATGGTTTATCCATTCGTCGCCGACGAGAGTGCCTAAAATGCGGTTTTCGTTTTTCCACTTATGAAGAAATGGAAATTTTGGATGTAACTATTGTTAAACGTAACGGTCATAAAGAGAATTATAGCCGGGAAAAGCTTATTAAAGGTATTAAAAGAGCCCTAGAGAAGCGACCGATTGTTGAAGAAAAATTTAAGCGTCTGATACACCTGATTGAACGGGATTTACAGATTTTGCGTAAAAACGAAATCCTGTCCGATCAAGTGGGCCAGATTGTTATGAAGCAACTTAAGAAAATTGATCAGGTGGCCTACATTCGTTTTGCTTCCGTTTACCAGTCCTTTAAGGATGTACAGAGCTTTAAACGGGAACTTAACAAGCTGATAGCTAAGAAAGTTAAAGCTGTCGGTAAGGCGAAGAAAGAAAAAGAGAAAAAAGAAAAGTAG
- a CDS encoding replication-associated recombination protein A: MSEKDYKINNNAPLADRLRPVEFEDFFGQDELIKDNSLLRRALVAEQLPSLIFWGPPGSGKTTLALLLASKIKADFIRFSAVTEGVADLRRALGRARENKLLEQRTILFIDEIHRWNKAQQDALLPHLEGGDIILIGATTENPSFELRSALLSRCRVIVLKTLSQEALREIIKRALTDKERGLGENKVSMEDEALELLINLSQGDARAALNILEASALLDKKITTEIIKTAAQKSHLLYNKAGEEHYNAISALHKSLRGSDENAALYWLARMLEAGEDPLYVARRLVRFASEDVGLANSRALEQAVAAYRGCAFIGMPECSVILAQLVVYLARCKKSNALYMGYQAAAKDAEATSNYGVPLHLRNASTDLMKDLGYGDGYKYSPNHNYQEEQTYWPKELGKGKKYIKKEEG; this comes from the coding sequence ATGTCCGAAAAAGATTACAAGATAAATAATAACGCCCCTTTAGCGGATCGTCTGCGTCCGGTAGAGTTTGAAGATTTTTTTGGACAAGATGAGTTAATTAAAGATAATTCTTTATTGCGTCGGGCTTTAGTGGCCGAACAGTTACCTTCACTTATCTTTTGGGGTCCACCGGGTTCTGGGAAGACTACCCTAGCTTTGCTTTTAGCTTCTAAAATTAAGGCGGATTTTATTCGTTTCTCGGCCGTTACAGAAGGAGTAGCTGATCTACGTCGGGCATTGGGCAGAGCCAGAGAGAATAAGTTATTGGAACAAAGAACAATTCTTTTTATTGACGAAATTCATCGTTGGAATAAGGCGCAACAAGATGCCCTATTACCACATTTAGAAGGTGGGGACATTATTTTAATCGGGGCTACTACCGAGAACCCAAGTTTTGAGTTAAGAAGTGCTTTACTCTCTCGTTGTCGGGTGATTGTTTTAAAGACCCTGTCCCAAGAGGCTTTGCGGGAGATCATTAAAAGAGCTCTTACGGACAAGGAAAGAGGTTTGGGAGAAAATAAGGTTTCAATGGAAGATGAAGCCTTGGAGCTTTTAATTAATTTAAGTCAAGGCGATGCTCGGGCGGCCTTAAATATTTTGGAAGCTTCCGCTCTTTTAGATAAAAAGATAACCACAGAAATTATTAAGACCGCTGCCCAGAAGTCTCATCTACTTTATAATAAGGCTGGAGAAGAACACTATAACGCTATTTCGGCTCTGCATAAATCACTTAGAGGCTCGGACGAGAACGCGGCTTTGTATTGGTTAGCTAGAATGCTTGAAGCCGGAGAAGATCCACTTTATGTAGCTAGGCGCTTAGTACGTTTTGCTTCAGAAGATGTGGGATTAGCTAATTCTCGCGCTCTTGAACAAGCAGTGGCCGCCTATCGGGGATGTGCTTTTATTGGAATGCCGGAGTGTTCGGTTATTTTAGCTCAACTGGTTGTTTATTTGGCTCGTTGTAAAAAATCCAATGCTCTTTATATGGGTTACCAAGCCGCAGCTAAAGATGCTGAAGCCACCTCTAATTACGGGGTACCTCTCCATCTTCGTAACGCCTCAACTGATTTAATGAAAGACTTGGGTTATGGTGATGGTTATAAATACAGCCCGAATCATAACTACCAAGAAGAACAAACCTATTGGCCAAAAGAACTAGGCAAGGGCAAAAAATATATTAAAAAAGAGGAGGGATAG
- a CDS encoding glycosyltransferase family 1 protein, which produces MNILLDLRPLTDKYYSGVAEFNLQLVRHLLILDQANNYQGLYTSFHDLSHHLPSFSQPLKITRLPWPNKVLNGLWWVFNRPFLDKLLPLYDRQSPVSFDLLYLPHFNFSASSKSLPKVITVHDVSFLRFSEFFNFKKNLWHKFLRVKKILMSCQKVVAVSEQTRLDLLELCGLPPEKVVTVYSGVDETYHPMDKEDKKIVAVRERYGLKAPFILSLGTLEPRKNLLCLIAAFEQIKKRGVFSNGQLVLAGGRGWKWRPIIKAAQASPYHKDIVFLDYVDRADKPALYNAAQLFVYPSFYEGFGFPPLEAMACGLPTIASAVSSLPEILGQAAILINPDNSSELAEAISLVLTDDDLKNDLSQKGIKQAALFTWQKTAEAYLEIFKEVVEDNK; this is translated from the coding sequence ATGAATATTCTGCTTGATCTTCGTCCTCTGACGGATAAATATTACAGTGGTGTGGCCGAATTCAACCTTCAGTTGGTTCGGCATTTATTGATACTTGACCAAGCAAATAATTACCAGGGGTTGTATACTTCTTTTCATGATCTATCTCACCATTTACCAAGTTTTTCTCAGCCGCTTAAGATTACTCGCCTGCCTTGGCCTAATAAGGTTTTAAACGGTTTGTGGTGGGTTTTTAATCGTCCGTTCTTGGATAAGCTCTTGCCGCTTTATGATAGACAATCGCCTGTTTCTTTTGATCTTCTATATTTACCGCACTTTAATTTTTCCGCTTCTTCAAAATCTTTACCTAAGGTTATAACTGTCCATGATGTTTCCTTTCTGCGTTTTAGTGAATTTTTCAATTTTAAGAAAAATCTTTGGCATAAGTTTTTAAGGGTTAAGAAGATTTTAATGTCTTGTCAAAAAGTGGTGGCGGTTTCTGAACAGACTAGGCTTGATTTACTTGAACTTTGCGGTTTGCCTCCGGAAAAGGTTGTTACTGTTTATTCTGGGGTGGATGAAACTTATCATCCAATGGACAAAGAAGATAAAAAAATTGTAGCTGTGCGTGAGCGCTATGGGCTTAAAGCGCCCTTTATCTTATCCCTCGGTACCCTAGAGCCAAGAAAAAATCTTTTATGTCTAATTGCGGCTTTTGAGCAGATAAAGAAGAGAGGAGTTTTCTCTAACGGACAACTGGTTTTAGCTGGTGGACGTGGTTGGAAATGGCGACCGATTATTAAGGCGGCTCAAGCTTCACCTTATCATAAGGACATTGTTTTTTTAGATTATGTTGACCGAGCAGATAAACCGGCACTTTATAACGCGGCTCAACTTTTTGTTTATCCTTCTTTTTATGAAGGCTTTGGCTTTCCACCACTTGAAGCTATGGCTTGTGGTTTGCCGACCATAGCTTCGGCTGTTTCTTCTTTGCCTGAGATTCTTGGACAAGCCGCGATTCTTATTAATCCGGATAATTCTTCCGAGCTGGCTGAGGCAATTAGCTTGGTCTTAACTGACGATGATCTTAAAAACGATTTATCCCAAAAGGGAATTAAACAGGCTGCTTTATTTACTTGGCAAAAAACCGCTGAAGCTTATCTGGAAATTTTTAAAGAAGTGGTTGAAGATAATAAATAA
- a CDS encoding glycosyltransferase, with translation MKIALIHDHLAQDGGAEKVLQVLCEMFPEASIYTLLYEPNNVAKHYKDKKIHTSVIQRLPGGVKHYQWYMPFMPMAVEFFNLNKYDLVISDASAFAKGVITSTKTFHLCYCHTPTRYLWDYSHQYIEELRYNKYFKKIISLVLNYIRLWDRQAAERVDYYLANSLTVQKRISKYYKRKSQVIYPPVELERFSVADKPGDYFLIGGRLAPYKRVDIVIKAFLGSTKRLKIFGSGVDEGRLKALAQGADNIEFLGRVDEATKAELYKNCLAFINPQEEDFGITVVEAMACGRPVIAYRRGGATETVTENLSGLFFDEQSPEALGSILDKFDTLVFNPQVIRQEAEKFSAERFKKEIKEVIDREYPKFCQDNEYSA, from the coding sequence ATGAAAATTGCTTTGATTCATGATCATCTAGCCCAAGACGGAGGCGCCGAAAAGGTTTTACAAGTTCTTTGCGAGATGTTTCCTGAGGCCTCTATATATACTTTGCTTTATGAGCCAAATAATGTAGCTAAGCATTATAAGGATAAGAAAATTCATACCTCGGTTATTCAACGTCTACCTGGAGGAGTTAAACATTATCAGTGGTACATGCCCTTTATGCCCATGGCGGTAGAATTTTTTAATTTAAATAAATACGACTTGGTTATCTCGGATGCTAGTGCTTTTGCCAAAGGGGTAATTACCAGTACTAAAACTTTCCATCTTTGCTATTGTCATACCCCAACCAGGTATCTTTGGGATTACAGTCATCAATATATTGAAGAACTTAGGTATAATAAATATTTTAAAAAAATCATTTCTTTGGTCTTAAACTATATTCGTCTTTGGGACAGGCAAGCCGCTGAGCGAGTGGATTATTATTTGGCCAACTCCCTAACCGTTCAAAAAAGAATCTCTAAGTATTATAAGCGCAAGAGTCAGGTTATTTATCCGCCGGTGGAGCTGGAACGTTTCTCGGTGGCGGATAAGCCTGGAGATTATTTTTTAATTGGCGGACGACTGGCGCCTTATAAGAGAGTGGATATTGTTATTAAAGCCTTTTTAGGCTCAACTAAGCGTTTAAAGATTTTCGGTAGCGGTGTTGATGAAGGACGGCTTAAGGCTTTGGCCCAAGGAGCTGATAATATAGAATTTTTAGGTAGAGTGGACGAGGCAACCAAGGCCGAGCTTTATAAGAACTGTTTGGCTTTTATTAATCCACAAGAAGAAGATTTTGGTATTACGGTGGTTGAAGCTATGGCTTGTGGCCGGCCGGTTATTGCCTATCGTCGCGGTGGGGCGACTGAAACAGTTACTGAGAACCTAAGTGGTCTCTTTTTTGATGAACAAAGTCCGGAGGCACTTGGCAGTATTTTGGATAAATTTGACACTCTCGTCTTTAATCCTCAAGTTATTAGACAAGAAGCTGAGAAATTCTCAGCCGAGAGATTTAAAAAAGAAATTAAAGAGGTTATTGATAGAGAGTATCCGAAATTTTGCCAAGACAATGAATATTCTGCTTGA
- a CDS encoding sugar transferase → MKKQDLLLSVILLPVDFLMVVAAGLSAYYLRLSDISTELRPVIADLAFFNYLHIVLIIALAWLVIFSFAGLYNLREIGSLKSEFRKVVLGCSLGFVAVVIFIFFNRELFSSRFIVLAGWLLAIIYVSLGRALMTWLRRFLRSHGFGRYRVVIIGNSQTADRLVRQFSVKKNLGFTVVKRYDCFGSEEATDFEEFLRIQEVDEVIQADPNLSKADWLRLFDFADEHHIVFKYAADLLEAKSLRIQVDELEGIPIVEVKKTPLDGWGRVAKRLMDIIGSFFLIILVSPIMLLVALAIKLDSRGPVFFSELDDGSPLYRVGQGEKKFRYLKFRSMLVKTNSLRYTELADRNLRKDGPMVKIKDDPRVTRVGRFIRRFSLDELPELFLVFVGSMSLVGPRPHLPEEVAKYEGRHKKVLTIKPGITGLTQVSGRSDLSFEEEVRLDVYYIENWSILSDLFILLKTPWAVIRPRQTE, encoded by the coding sequence CGGCCGGTTTGTCTGCCTACTATCTTCGTTTGTCGGACATTTCTACCGAACTTCGTCCAGTGATTGCTGATCTGGCTTTTTTTAATTATCTTCATATTGTTTTAATCATCGCCTTGGCTTGGTTGGTGATTTTTAGTTTTGCCGGACTTTATAATCTTCGTGAGATTGGTAGTCTTAAAAGTGAATTTCGTAAAGTGGTTCTCGGATGTTCTTTGGGATTCGTGGCGGTGGTTATTTTCATTTTCTTTAACCGTGAACTTTTTTCTTCTCGTTTTATCGTTTTAGCCGGTTGGTTGTTGGCTATTATTTATGTTAGCTTAGGTAGAGCTTTAATGACTTGGCTTCGTCGTTTTTTGCGAAGCCACGGATTCGGGCGTTACCGAGTGGTAATTATCGGGAATAGTCAAACAGCGGACAGATTGGTTAGACAATTTTCTGTTAAAAAGAATTTGGGCTTTACGGTAGTTAAACGTTATGATTGTTTTGGTAGTGAGGAAGCAACCGACTTCGAGGAATTTTTAAGGATTCAAGAAGTGGATGAAGTTATTCAGGCTGATCCCAATTTATCTAAAGCGGATTGGTTGAGACTTTTTGACTTTGCTGATGAGCATCATATTGTTTTTAAATACGCTGCCGATCTTTTAGAGGCTAAGTCTTTACGTATTCAAGTAGACGAACTTGAAGGTATCCCGATTGTTGAGGTTAAAAAAACTCCTTTAGATGGTTGGGGTAGAGTAGCTAAGCGTTTAATGGATATTATTGGTTCCTTCTTTTTAATTATTCTGGTTTCTCCGATTATGTTACTGGTCGCCTTAGCCATTAAGCTTGATTCACGCGGTCCGGTCTTCTTTTCCGAGTTGGATGATGGTTCTCCTTTATATAGAGTCGGACAGGGAGAAAAGAAATTCCGTTATCTTAAGTTTCGTTCCATGTTGGTTAAAACCAATAGTTTGCGTTATACTGAGTTGGCTGATAGAAACTTGCGTAAAGACGGACCAATGGTTAAAATTAAAGATGACCCCAGGGTAACCAGAGTCGGGCGTTTTATTCGTCGTTTTAGTTTGGATGAATTACCAGAATTATTCTTGGTCTTTGTGGGTTCAATGAGCTTGGTTGGCCCACGTCCGCATTTACCCGAAGAAGTTGCTAAATACGAAGGCAGACATAAAAAAGTTTTAACCATTAAGCCTGGTATTACCGGTTTAACGCAAGTTTCCGGTCGTAGTGATTTGTCTTTTGAGGAAGAAGTTCGTTTAGATGTTTATTATATTGAAAACTGGTCTATTCTTTCTGACCTCTTTATTTTGTTAAAAACACCTTGGGCAGTAATACGTCCGAGACAGACCGAATAA